A stretch of Lactiplantibacillus brownii DNA encodes these proteins:
- a CDS encoding energy-coupling factor ABC transporter ATP-binding protein translates to MAIDFKQVDFTYQPGTPFATKALTDINVTIPDGSYTALIGHTGSGKSTLLQHLDALLKPTSGTVTIGERVITPTTSNKDLKSLRQHVGIVFQFPENQLFEETVAKDIAFGPQNFGVSEADALKTAAKMLALVGLDASLLERSPFDLSGGQMRRVAIAGVLAMQPKVLVLDEPTAGLDPQGRLDMMEMFARLRHEQHLTVVLVTHQMDDVANYADHVIVMDQGRVVKTGTPQAIFKDPQWLVEHQLGLPKTTAFAQQLMAKGMQFDPVPLTEDQLAAALVQQLPASAFGGATTHDE, encoded by the coding sequence ATGGCAATTGATTTCAAACAAGTAGATTTTACTTACCAACCGGGCACGCCTTTCGCTACCAAGGCCTTAACTGATATTAATGTCACGATTCCAGATGGGTCTTATACGGCGCTAATTGGTCATACTGGGAGTGGCAAGTCGACATTATTACAACATCTTGATGCGTTGCTCAAGCCAACGAGTGGAACGGTCACGATTGGCGAGCGGGTGATTACGCCAACCACGAGCAATAAAGATTTAAAATCGCTACGACAACATGTGGGCATTGTTTTCCAATTTCCGGAAAACCAACTTTTTGAAGAAACGGTTGCCAAAGACATCGCGTTTGGCCCCCAGAATTTTGGTGTCAGTGAAGCGGATGCCTTAAAAACGGCAGCTAAAATGTTAGCGCTAGTTGGCCTAGACGCATCCTTATTAGAACGTTCACCATTTGACCTATCAGGTGGTCAGATGCGACGGGTGGCAATTGCGGGTGTTCTAGCCATGCAACCTAAAGTGCTCGTGCTAGACGAACCGACAGCTGGCCTAGATCCACAAGGGCGACTTGATATGATGGAAATGTTTGCACGTCTAAGGCATGAACAGCATCTCACGGTTGTTTTAGTGACACACCAAATGGATGACGTGGCTAATTATGCGGATCATGTGATCGTGATGGATCAAGGCCGCGTGGTCAAGACTGGGACGCCACAAGCAATTTTTAAAGATCCTCAGTGGCTCGTTGAGCATCAGTTAGGATTACCCAAAACAACCGCGTTTGCACAACAATTGATGGCTAAGGGCATGCAGTTTGATCCGGTGCCTTTGACAGAAGATCAACTTGCGGCGGCTTTAGTGCAGCAATTACCAGCGAGTGCGTTTGGGGGTGCGACGACCCATGATGAATAA
- a CDS encoding energy-coupling factor ABC transporter ATP-binding protein produces MSQIIDVAHLNYRYPQQSADDLTLKDISFSVADGEWVAIVGHNGSGKSTLAKNLNGLLAPVSGTVTVDGQVLSETTVWDIRKKIGMVFQNPDNQFVGATVEDDVAFSLENQGIPRDEMLERVHAALKQVDMADFATREPARLSGGQKQRVALAGMIAAQPRILILDEATSMLDPRGRYEVLQTIQQMKANSDLTVLSITHDIDEAANANRVLVVNDGRLVEEGTPAEIFQHGAALIKMGLDMPYAERLKAALKRQGVQVPATYLTEKGMADWLWQLISNK; encoded by the coding sequence GTGAGTCAGATTATTGACGTTGCACATTTAAATTATCGTTACCCGCAACAGTCGGCGGATGACTTAACGTTAAAAGATATATCGTTTTCAGTCGCGGATGGCGAATGGGTCGCTATTGTCGGCCATAACGGTTCCGGTAAATCGACATTAGCTAAAAACTTAAATGGGTTACTTGCCCCCGTTTCCGGTACCGTGACGGTCGATGGCCAAGTCCTATCAGAAACGACCGTTTGGGACATTCGGAAGAAAATTGGGATGGTCTTTCAAAATCCTGACAACCAATTTGTGGGCGCAACGGTCGAAGATGACGTGGCGTTCAGCTTAGAAAACCAAGGCATTCCGCGCGATGAAATGCTTGAACGGGTTCATGCCGCACTTAAACAGGTCGACATGGCTGATTTTGCGACTCGTGAACCCGCCCGGTTATCCGGTGGTCAGAAGCAACGTGTGGCTTTGGCGGGGATGATTGCGGCGCAACCGCGCATCTTGATCTTAGATGAAGCGACTTCAATGCTTGATCCGCGTGGCCGCTACGAAGTGTTACAAACGATTCAACAAATGAAAGCTAATTCAGATTTAACGGTTTTATCAATTACCCATGATATTGATGAAGCAGCCAACGCCAATCGTGTCTTGGTGGTCAACGATGGTCGTTTGGTCGAAGAAGGCACGCCGGCAGAGATTTTTCAACACGGTGCCGCGCTCATTAAAATGGGGCTGGACATGCCCTATGCCGAACGGCTAAAAGCCGCCTTGAAGCGTCAAGGGGTCCAGGTACCAGCGACATATTTAACGGAGAAAGGGATGGCAGACTGGTTATGGCAATTGATTTCAAACAAGTAG